Proteins encoded within one genomic window of Chrysemys picta bellii isolate R12L10 chromosome 6, ASM1138683v2, whole genome shotgun sequence:
- the ENAM gene encoding LOW QUALITY PROTEIN: enamelin (The sequence of the model RefSeq protein was modified relative to this genomic sequence to represent the inferred CDS: inserted 1 base in 1 codon), translating into MRVKTYPDVMGCCGKQLTSQPSPQGVFLDTRSXLTSHRDWERQAVNPSYPEREGFPSPEDEVWNHQQNTPVFEAGTMGQCEGSVYPSGTSLGHRRSISYPDRYSYAQRGDALYSRGRFWDDRKNSPGIGPGGQLGTPLYPPDSPSSQRQGSRYYQSEPFDQLGHESYPGQRKWGHEQLLPEDCPAGEHGNPQYMPHEPTEQQVYFHYPTDNRSNLGGDLPYNEINPWAPEENFPADDMSLLPKVNRKYAISFK; encoded by the exons atgcgagTGAAGACGTACCCAGATGTGATGGGGT GTTGTGGGAAACAGCTGACAAGCCAGCCATCTCCTCAGGGTGTCTTTTTAGATACAAGAA TGTTAACCAGTCACCGTGACTGGGAAAGACAGGCAGTTAACCCGTCCTATCCTGAAAGAGAAGGTTTTCCCTCTCCAGAAGATGAGGTGTGGAACCACCAGCAAAACACCCCAGTCTTTGAAGCAGGCACAATGGGGCAGTGCGAAGGTTCCGTGTATCCATCAGGTACCTCGTTGGGCCACAGGAGGAGCATTTCCTACCCTGACCGTTATTCCTATGCTCAAAGGGGAGATGCACTTTACTCTAGGGGCAGATTTTGGGATGACAGAAAAAACTCTCCTGGCATCGGCCCAGGAGGGCAACTGGGAACCCCCTTGTATCCGCCAGATTCTCCTTCAAGTCAGAGGCAAGGAAGCCGCTATTATCAAAGCGAACCCTTCGATCAGCTAGGGCACGAGTCTTACCCTGGACAAAGAAAATGGGGCCATGAGCAGCTCTTGCCTGAGGACTGCCCAGCTGGCGAACATGGAAACCCACAGTACATGCCACATGAGCCAACAGAGCAGCAGGTCTATTTCCATTATCCTACAGACAATCGATCCAACCTTGGCGGAGATTTACCGTATAATGAAATTAACCCCTGGGCTCCTGAAGAGAATTTTCCAGCTGATGACATGTCCCTCCTTCCCAAAGTAAACAGGAAATATGCCATTTCTTTCAAGTGA